The following proteins are co-located in the Desulfatitalea tepidiphila genome:
- a CDS encoding ABC transporter ATP-binding protein → MLLIEELQVEVGGKRILSNVNMEIPEGETHLLFGPNGSGKTSLMMTIMGFSGYMVTHGRIVFKGVDITHMPIDERARMGIGVSVQRPPTINGLKTRDLVNVCAKQSGRTIDIERLAAEVNFSSFLDRDVNHKFSGGEIKRSELLQLKAQDPDLVLLDEPESGVDLENMALIGETINSLLHRGVTYMKGKSHRATIAERSKSALIITHTGHILDYITADKGQVLYNGVLCCTRNAREILKWIGEYGYEECVRCQMEMLT, encoded by the coding sequence ATGTTACTCATAGAAGAACTGCAGGTCGAAGTCGGGGGAAAAAGAATACTGAGCAATGTGAATATGGAGATTCCCGAGGGTGAGACCCATCTCCTTTTCGGTCCCAATGGGTCCGGTAAAACCAGCCTGATGATGACCATCATGGGGTTTTCCGGTTATATGGTGACCCATGGCAGAATCGTGTTCAAGGGGGTGGACATCACCCATATGCCCATAGACGAAAGAGCGCGCATGGGCATCGGGGTATCGGTCCAACGGCCGCCGACGATCAATGGACTGAAAACTCGGGACCTGGTCAACGTATGCGCCAAACAGAGCGGCCGCACGATCGATATCGAACGGTTAGCGGCGGAAGTAAACTTTTCGAGTTTTCTGGATCGGGATGTCAACCACAAGTTTTCCGGCGGAGAGATCAAGCGTAGCGAGCTGCTGCAGCTCAAGGCCCAGGATCCGGACCTTGTCCTGCTGGATGAACCGGAATCAGGCGTGGATCTGGAAAACATGGCGTTGATCGGAGAGACGATTAATTCATTGTTACATCGGGGCGTTACATACATGAAGGGGAAATCCCACCGCGCCACCATCGCCGAGCGTAGCAAATCTGCCTTGATCATCACCCATACCGGTCACATATTGGATTATATTACTGCAGACAAAGGGCAGGTCTTATACAACGGCGTTTTGTGTTGCACCCGCAACGCCCGCGAAATTCTCAAATGGATCGGGGAATACGGTTACGAGGAGTGTGTTCGATGTCAAATGGAAATGCTGACATAG
- the dnaG gene encoding DNA primase has translation MVRSIPDDTIQRIKNAANIVDVISEYVVLKKAGRNHLGLCPFHAEKTPSFTVSPEKQMFYCFGCHVGGNVFSFLMQKEGLSFPDAVRAVAGKYGIEVPDDQLTPAQKIQASEKEKLFRINEMAMHFFHANLTDAQKGAKAMSYLIGRGMTRKIITGYQLGYAPPRWDGLLNYFSGKNVPATLLEKAGLVIPRKDGNGYYDRFRDRVLFPIMNVNQQVLGFGGRIMTDEKPKYLNSPETPIFNKGRGLYGIQKANQAARASGRVFVVEGYFDVLAMHLYGLENSVATLGTALTPEHVQALKGMVGQEGRVYLVFDSDQAGIKAAQRSVPIFEEGFLDARVIVLPTGHDPDTFLREFGPDDFLKFADNGLGMVQFLMEAAIKRHGLTLEGKIRVINDVQEVLASVQDAVVRTLYIKQLSERLDIDETALLEKIRQAAGKLQGSGRSQTNVRPGVSMPEASRLELQIIGMMLCYPPMISEIIGRNLLDAFEDAKLKLIGQMIANQGNIEQERTSNLVSAIEDPHYRNLVAQLAMTECRWDRQGCERVLAQFESRSKRRITQDLQRKIELAEKNNDRELVETLLMEKQRQAARGLINS, from the coding sequence TTGGTACGTTCTATTCCAGACGACACAATCCAGAGAATAAAAAATGCCGCCAATATTGTCGATGTGATTTCAGAATACGTCGTACTTAAAAAGGCAGGTCGTAACCATTTGGGATTGTGTCCATTTCATGCCGAGAAAACTCCCTCCTTTACCGTAAGCCCCGAAAAGCAGATGTTCTATTGTTTCGGATGTCATGTGGGCGGGAATGTCTTCAGTTTTTTGATGCAGAAAGAGGGGCTTTCATTCCCCGACGCGGTTCGCGCGGTTGCGGGAAAATATGGCATCGAGGTGCCCGATGATCAGCTCACGCCCGCCCAGAAAATCCAGGCCAGCGAGAAGGAAAAGCTCTTTCGCATCAACGAGATGGCCATGCATTTTTTCCATGCGAATCTCACGGACGCCCAAAAGGGCGCCAAGGCGATGAGCTACCTGATCGGGCGGGGGATGACCCGCAAGATCATCACCGGTTATCAATTGGGGTATGCACCGCCCCGATGGGATGGTCTACTCAACTATTTCAGTGGCAAAAACGTACCCGCGACGCTGTTGGAAAAGGCGGGGCTGGTCATCCCCCGTAAGGACGGCAATGGGTATTACGATCGGTTTCGCGACCGTGTGCTGTTCCCGATCATGAATGTCAACCAGCAGGTGTTGGGATTCGGCGGACGGATCATGACCGACGAAAAGCCGAAGTATCTCAATTCGCCTGAAACCCCGATTTTTAACAAGGGAAGGGGACTTTACGGTATTCAGAAGGCCAATCAGGCCGCCCGTGCTTCGGGTCGGGTTTTCGTCGTCGAGGGCTATTTTGACGTATTGGCCATGCATTTGTATGGTCTGGAAAACAGTGTGGCGACCCTGGGCACGGCCCTGACACCGGAGCATGTGCAGGCACTGAAGGGGATGGTCGGCCAGGAGGGCAGGGTCTACCTGGTATTTGATTCGGACCAGGCAGGCATTAAGGCCGCCCAACGCAGCGTGCCGATTTTTGAGGAAGGATTCCTGGATGCCCGCGTGATCGTTTTGCCGACGGGGCATGATCCGGATACCTTTTTGAGAGAATTCGGCCCTGATGATTTTCTGAAATTCGCCGATAACGGCCTGGGAATGGTGCAGTTCCTCATGGAAGCGGCGATCAAACGGCACGGTCTGACCCTGGAGGGTAAAATTCGGGTCATTAACGACGTCCAGGAGGTATTGGCATCGGTCCAGGACGCTGTGGTGCGAACGTTATATATCAAGCAGCTCTCTGAACGACTCGACATCGATGAGACGGCGCTGCTGGAGAAGATCCGCCAAGCGGCGGGAAAGCTTCAGGGATCTGGACGGTCTCAAACGAACGTTCGACCGGGGGTGTCGATGCCGGAGGCAAGCCGTCTCGAGCTGCAAATCATTGGGATGATGCTCTGCTACCCGCCGATGATTTCGGAGATCATCGGAAGGAATCTGCTGGATGCCTTCGAAGATGCCAAACTGAAACTGATTGGGCAGATGATCGCGAATCAGGGCAATATCGAACAAGAACGTACATCGAATCTTGTATCGGCGATCGAAGATCCGCACTACAGAAACCTCGTGGCCCAGCTGGCCATGACAGAATGCCGGTGGGACCGGCAAGGATGCGAGCGCGTGCTCGCACAATTCGAATCCCGGTCCAAACGACGGATCACACAGGATTTGCAGCGCAAGATAGAGCTCGCTGAAAAAAATAATGACAGGGAATTGGTGGAAACGTTGCTGATGGAGAAACAACGACAGGCGGCAAGGGGATTGATCAATTCGTAA
- a CDS encoding SufB/SufD family protein, with amino-acid sequence MSNGNADIEKNPADVDVNQYDVEAETHAYVESLDQIQAEDASRFLDVGIDTAEIGRAGTFIQKDMSVIHSHARQEGVEVMSISKALSKHSWLADYLWRYIDPGKDAFTSRAKSAPHEGYFIRTEPGAQVKDPVQSCLYIAKERFSQNVHNVVIAEEGSYLQVITGCASSAHLLSGLHVGVSEFYVKKGAKLHFTMIHEWGEKVNVRPRTHVHVEAGGEFVSNYISLKPVGSLQMNPVTHLAGEGAVARFNSVLVANKGCLMDVGSRVILSAPGTRAEIISRAIAAGGTIVARGELVGKAPGIKAHLECKGLILKEGLMHAIPELRGYVPGVEMSHEAAVGKIDRGDIEYLMARGVNEEEAISMIVRGFMNVDIEGLPPGLRQNIDKIINETQKDMM; translated from the coding sequence ATGTCAAATGGAAATGCTGACATAGAGAAAAATCCGGCCGATGTGGATGTCAACCAATATGACGTGGAAGCGGAGACGCATGCCTATGTGGAGAGTTTGGATCAAATCCAGGCCGAGGATGCCAGCCGGTTTCTCGATGTAGGCATCGATACAGCCGAAATCGGACGTGCCGGGACATTTATCCAAAAAGACATGTCGGTCATTCACTCGCATGCGCGCCAGGAAGGCGTTGAGGTCATGTCCATCTCAAAGGCACTGTCCAAACACTCCTGGTTGGCCGATTACCTGTGGCGGTACATTGATCCGGGTAAAGATGCCTTTACCAGCCGTGCCAAATCCGCACCACATGAGGGTTATTTTATCCGAACAGAACCAGGCGCCCAGGTCAAGGACCCCGTCCAGTCCTGCCTTTACATCGCCAAAGAGCGGTTTTCCCAGAATGTGCATAACGTGGTTATTGCCGAAGAGGGTTCCTACCTGCAGGTCATTACGGGCTGTGCCAGTTCTGCGCATTTACTATCCGGTTTGCATGTGGGCGTGTCCGAGTTCTATGTCAAAAAGGGGGCAAAACTCCATTTCACCATGATCCACGAGTGGGGGGAGAAGGTCAATGTCCGGCCCAGGACCCATGTGCATGTCGAAGCCGGAGGAGAATTTGTCTCCAACTATATCTCCCTCAAACCGGTGGGGTCCTTGCAGATGAATCCCGTCACCCATTTGGCCGGAGAGGGTGCCGTGGCGCGTTTCAACAGTGTGCTGGTGGCCAACAAGGGGTGCCTCATGGATGTCGGGTCCCGCGTCATATTGAGTGCCCCAGGGACGCGTGCGGAGATCATTTCACGCGCTATTGCAGCCGGCGGCACGATTGTGGCCAGGGGAGAACTGGTGGGCAAAGCGCCGGGCATCAAAGCCCATTTGGAGTGCAAGGGCCTCATCCTCAAAGAGGGATTGATGCACGCCATTCCCGAGTTGCGCGGTTATGTGCCGGGCGTGGAAATGTCCCACGAGGCCGCCGTCGGCAAAATCGACCGGGGCGACATCGAATACCTGATGGCGCGGGGGGTCAACGAGGAAGAGGCCATATCCATGATCGTGCGCGGATTTATGAATGTGGATATCGAAGGATTGCCGCCCGGTTTGAGACAGAACATCGACAAGATCATCAATGAGACCCAAAAAGATATGATGTAA
- a CDS encoding zinc ribbon domain-containing protein — protein sequence MTTSIKESLAILAALQRIDTQRASIEKFLSGVSERVDSLGRQLVSFEAQVDDGLRHLEDLRKQYRRDESELKTIESSVLKSEQKLHAVKTNKEYQSTLKEIDDLKLKASIVQDQMLTALEAIEAAEKQVAVLKADLVDMQKEIEENQASIRAEADSHRSVFDALDERRHTVWASLDAKMQKIYNRALQQGHGVAVAAVVDGVCQVCRMNLPPQAYIELMRMNSLEMCPVCQRLIYPAAMIDPTEIIEDD from the coding sequence ATGACCACAAGCATTAAAGAGAGTCTCGCCATATTGGCTGCCCTGCAACGGATAGACACCCAACGGGCATCTATCGAAAAGTTCTTGTCGGGAGTGTCGGAGCGGGTGGATTCACTGGGCCGGCAACTCGTGTCGTTCGAGGCACAGGTCGACGACGGGTTGCGCCACCTGGAAGATCTGAGGAAACAATACCGCCGGGACGAGTCCGAGCTGAAAACCATCGAATCGTCTGTTTTAAAGAGCGAACAAAAGCTGCATGCAGTCAAAACCAACAAGGAATACCAGAGCACGCTCAAAGAGATCGACGATTTGAAGCTTAAAGCGTCCATTGTTCAGGATCAGATGCTGACGGCGTTGGAGGCCATCGAAGCGGCCGAGAAACAGGTGGCCGTTCTCAAGGCCGATTTGGTCGACATGCAGAAAGAGATCGAGGAGAATCAGGCCTCCATTCGTGCCGAAGCGGACAGTCACCGCAGCGTGTTCGATGCGCTCGATGAAAGGCGTCATACCGTTTGGGCCTCGCTGGATGCAAAAATGCAGAAGATATACAATCGGGCCCTCCAACAAGGTCATGGGGTCGCGGTTGCAGCGGTCGTTGATGGGGTATGTCAGGTATGCCGAATGAATCTTCCACCCCAGGCGTACATCGAACTGATGCGGATGAACAGCCTGGAGATGTGCCCGGTGTGCCAGCGATTGATCTACCCAGCGGCAATGATAGACCCGACAGAGATCATAGAGGATGATTGA
- the rpoD gene encoding RNA polymerase sigma factor RpoD — protein MSDSTGDAKSAKSVSEKAMKALIAQGKKQGFLTYDEINGALPDDMLSGEQMDETLIMFDDLGIDIIDENNQNLTKTKSKKAAAEAKLDDSGMSDYGSVTDPVKMYLREMGLVTLLSREGEVEIAKKIEAGEQDVLKALLETTIGVDFILDLGRRIESGLLRPKHVLRDVDEGDTYQDEVVQIESFMTTIKGISEIHSENMGFREQLFDANGKMKTEEQRRIRRCISRRNQKIFDMLKDWRLEGSIIDQIEEDIRNLIDWFDAMNRVITATAESLNVPVASFRENLASKTRFVKMASGQCDMTRKDLESLFGHLSDMQTQILSRENEIKANSRILKRILSNVDEGRTRAKLAKSELIKANLRLVVSIAKKYTNRGLQFLDLIQEGNIGLMKAVDKFEYRRGYKFSTYATWWIRQAITRAIADQARTIRIPVHMIETINKLIRTSRYLVQEMGREPRPEEIAEKMEIPLDKVRKVLKIAREPISLETPIGEEEDSHLGDFIEDKKFMLPSDAAVSLNLAEQTRKVLATLTPREEKVLRMRFGIGEKADHTLEEVGQDFTVTRERIRQIEAKALRKLRHPTRSRKLKSFIEN, from the coding sequence ATGTCAGATTCGACCGGAGATGCCAAAAGCGCAAAAAGTGTGAGCGAAAAGGCCATGAAAGCGCTGATCGCACAGGGTAAAAAACAAGGTTTTCTCACATATGATGAAATCAACGGTGCACTGCCCGACGACATGCTCTCGGGCGAACAGATGGACGAAACACTGATTATGTTTGACGATTTGGGTATCGATATCATCGATGAGAACAATCAGAACCTGACCAAGACCAAGTCCAAAAAGGCGGCTGCAGAAGCCAAGTTGGACGATTCGGGCATGTCCGATTATGGTTCGGTGACCGATCCGGTAAAGATGTATCTACGCGAAATGGGACTGGTCACCTTGCTCAGTCGCGAGGGCGAAGTCGAGATAGCGAAAAAGATCGAGGCTGGCGAGCAGGATGTCCTTAAGGCATTGCTGGAAACCACCATCGGTGTCGATTTTATACTGGATCTCGGGCGTCGGATCGAAAGCGGCCTGTTGCGACCCAAGCATGTGCTGAGAGATGTGGACGAAGGGGATACCTATCAGGACGAGGTCGTTCAAATCGAGTCTTTCATGACGACGATCAAGGGCATCTCCGAGATCCATTCGGAAAACATGGGCTTCAGGGAGCAGTTGTTCGATGCCAACGGTAAAATGAAAACCGAAGAGCAACGCCGGATTCGACGTTGCATTTCGCGTCGAAACCAGAAAATATTCGATATGCTCAAAGATTGGCGTCTCGAAGGGAGTATCATCGATCAGATCGAAGAGGATATTCGCAACCTGATCGATTGGTTCGACGCCATGAACAGAGTGATCACCGCAACCGCCGAGTCTTTGAATGTGCCGGTGGCCAGTTTTCGCGAAAATCTGGCCTCCAAAACGCGTTTCGTCAAAATGGCCTCCGGGCAGTGTGATATGACCCGCAAGGATCTGGAGTCGCTTTTCGGCCACCTGAGCGATATGCAGACGCAGATCCTCTCTCGTGAAAACGAGATAAAAGCCAACAGTCGAATTCTCAAGCGTATATTGTCCAATGTGGATGAGGGGCGCACACGGGCCAAGTTGGCCAAAAGCGAACTCATAAAGGCCAACCTCCGCCTCGTGGTCAGCATCGCCAAAAAATACACCAATCGGGGACTTCAATTCCTTGACCTGATTCAGGAAGGCAACATCGGCCTGATGAAAGCGGTGGACAAGTTCGAATACCGGCGCGGCTACAAATTCAGCACCTACGCCACGTGGTGGATTAGACAAGCTATCACCCGGGCCATTGCCGATCAGGCGCGTACGATTCGTATACCCGTTCATATGATCGAGACGATCAATAAGCTGATACGCACCTCCCGATACCTGGTGCAGGAGATGGGGCGTGAGCCTCGTCCCGAAGAGATCGCGGAGAAGATGGAGATCCCATTGGACAAGGTTCGCAAGGTGCTGAAGATCGCCCGTGAACCCATTTCCCTGGAGACGCCCATCGGCGAGGAGGAAGACAGCCATTTAGGCGACTTTATCGAAGACAAGAAGTTTATGCTGCCCTCCGATGCAGCGGTCAGCCTGAACCTCGCCGAACAGACCCGCAAGGTGTTGGCCACCCTAACGCCCAGGGAGGAAAAAGTGCTGCGCATGCGGTTCGGTATCGGAGAGAAAGCGGACCACACTCTGGAGGAGGTCGGTCAGGATTTTACCGTCACCCGGGAGCGTATTCGCCAGATCGAAGCCAAGGCCTTGCGTAAATTGAGGCATCCGACGCGAAGCCGGAAGCTCAAAAGCTTCATCGAAAACTAG
- the ispD gene encoding 2-C-methyl-D-erythritol 4-phosphate cytidylyltransferase: MITALIVAAGQGKRMGGARRKQYMEIGGRPVLQWTLKAFDGCRQIDDIVLAVPEAEIEFCRHTIVAEAGLHHGVTVVAGGVSRQDSVYNGLKAIGNGEYAIVLIHDGVRPFVSGRLIAACISGAKRWRACIPAVEVTDTIKQIDDSGIIRGTLPRDTLRSIQTPQAFDLQLIQTAHQMALEKGWQATDDASLVERLGYDVHTITGDVHNIKITTPDDLNRAEWILLQSGKNAFQ; encoded by the coding sequence ATGATTACCGCTTTGATCGTGGCCGCCGGGCAGGGGAAGCGCATGGGCGGCGCCCGGCGAAAGCAGTACATGGAAATAGGCGGCCGTCCCGTTCTTCAGTGGACCTTGAAGGCATTCGATGGATGCCGGCAAATCGACGATATCGTTCTGGCGGTTCCCGAAGCGGAGATTGAATTTTGCAGACATACGATCGTCGCAGAAGCCGGGTTGCATCACGGTGTGACCGTCGTGGCGGGAGGCGTGAGCCGGCAGGACTCCGTTTACAATGGACTTAAAGCCATCGGAAACGGGGAATACGCCATTGTACTGATTCATGACGGCGTGCGGCCCTTCGTTTCCGGCCGACTGATCGCGGCCTGCATATCGGGGGCAAAACGTTGGCGGGCGTGCATACCGGCAGTTGAGGTGACGGACACCATCAAACAGATCGACGATTCCGGCATCATCCGCGGCACCTTGCCGCGGGATACCCTGCGGTCCATCCAGACCCCCCAGGCATTTGACTTGCAATTGATCCAGACTGCACATCAGATGGCGCTTGAAAAGGGGTGGCAAGCGACCGACGACGCCAGCCTTGTGGAGCGGCTGGGATACGACGTTCACACCATCACCGGCGACGTCCACAACATTAAAATCACCACACCGGACGATCTCAACCGAGCCGAATGGATTCTTCTTCAGTCAGGGAAAAACGCTTTTCAATAA
- a CDS encoding gluconeogenesis factor YvcK family protein, producing the protein MPDIKITHPQRIVTIGGGSGQFALLSALRDMEGISITAVVSMMDSGGSTGRLRDELGTLPPGDILKCIVALSPHQSFSRAILQKRFQKDRRLKGHNAGNMLLTMLSRYTGSFPSGVAALSEILDAQGTILPVTTDQATLVAELTDGQRIFGEQAIDVPRGHQREKICDVFLVPHHTDTIHVHPPVVSAIAAADYVVIGPGDLFTSIIPNLIVPGVAEALRKASAKLIYIINIMTKYGETHNFNARDFVERLENYIGKSVDGIVYNTSRPEDATCEAYRTQKSDYVTLDRHDPFWHRRVLYEADLLDSDGKVVRHDSRKLAGMFASIFFPGKDGA; encoded by the coding sequence ATGCCAGACATAAAAATCACCCACCCCCAGCGGATTGTCACCATCGGCGGCGGCAGTGGCCAATTCGCCCTCCTTTCCGCACTGCGTGACATGGAGGGCATTTCGATCACCGCCGTGGTTTCGATGATGGACAGCGGTGGCAGCACCGGACGACTTCGTGACGAACTCGGCACCCTGCCGCCGGGAGACATTCTGAAGTGTATCGTCGCCCTTTCGCCCCACCAATCGTTTTCCAGAGCCATTCTACAGAAACGCTTTCAGAAAGACCGCCGTCTCAAGGGGCATAATGCGGGCAATATGCTGTTGACCATGCTATCGCGGTATACAGGCAGCTTTCCCAGCGGCGTAGCGGCCCTTTCGGAAATACTCGATGCCCAAGGCACCATCCTGCCCGTGACCACCGACCAAGCCACCCTCGTGGCCGAGTTGACCGATGGCCAGCGGATTTTCGGCGAGCAGGCCATCGACGTGCCGCGCGGACACCAGCGGGAGAAAATATGTGATGTATTTCTGGTGCCGCACCACACCGACACCATACACGTCCATCCCCCGGTGGTATCGGCAATTGCCGCCGCAGACTACGTGGTCATCGGTCCGGGCGACCTGTTCACCAGCATCATCCCCAATCTCATCGTTCCAGGGGTGGCTGAAGCACTCCGCAAGGCCTCCGCAAAGCTCATCTACATCATCAACATCATGACCAAATATGGTGAGACCCACAATTTCAACGCCAGGGATTTTGTCGAACGTCTGGAGAATTACATCGGCAAAAGCGTCGATGGCATCGTCTACAATACCAGCAGGCCCGAAGATGCCACCTGTGAAGCCTATCGGACTCAGAAATCGGATTATGTCACCCTGGACCGGCACGATCCCTTCTGGCATCGACGCGTGCTCTACGAGGCGGATTTGCTGGACAGCGACGGCAAGGTGGTGCGACACGATTCGCGCAAATTGGCCGGCATGTTTGCATCGATCTTTTTTCCCGGAAAGGATGGCGCCTGA
- a CDS encoding HPr family phosphocarrier protein, with product METQYNDDSNYCEISFAEKVRLFSHDYLKCCIYLSSGSLPGYVFTKKLYSELISTSQVLEDFLDFHGAKNSAEWYFYRELAAAVRHLSLGAYSQKHIANRLIFYDLPESEEFRASGHQGSAFLNASLMKLAPVIIDEARQLNIPIPESRFGPEDFPGTTTTEMLPYSIEDQAKDVQKKHIVNIASEFLGISSRFDQLGFYEPYNVEEIRNLVPAKVNEVEVRRFEMVVHNLQSSFDTYVIHGGFRFGDRKLKQLRSYFSVVFHLLQMMGRLLHFYERHLHHAGYKNIYKQVQDRLSSLVDPDDLLKVTVNYGLYYACHYLGTGKEVAHQILNENIERGRIEVSIPMQLGFHSRPSLLVAKIVQYYGGQVELVIGDDRFDASSVLDIQWAGGKIQKENITRVAFEGDVRALKDIEVLAAANYGEDTMGKGVPLPKELKYLR from the coding sequence ATGGAAACGCAATACAACGACGATAGTAATTATTGTGAGATCTCTTTTGCCGAAAAGGTGCGTCTCTTTTCGCACGATTATTTGAAATGCTGCATCTATCTGTCCAGTGGGTCTCTGCCCGGCTATGTATTTACCAAAAAACTCTACTCCGAGCTGATCTCCACGTCCCAGGTGTTGGAGGATTTTTTGGATTTTCACGGGGCCAAAAACAGCGCGGAATGGTACTTTTATCGCGAATTGGCCGCAGCCGTCAGGCACCTCAGCCTGGGGGCCTATTCCCAAAAACACATCGCCAATCGGCTCATTTTTTACGATCTGCCGGAAAGCGAGGAATTTCGCGCCAGCGGGCATCAGGGATCGGCTTTTTTAAATGCATCTCTCATGAAATTGGCGCCGGTCATCATCGATGAGGCCCGACAGCTGAATATCCCCATCCCCGAAAGCAGGTTCGGTCCCGAGGATTTTCCGGGAACGACCACGACCGAAATGCTTCCCTACAGCATCGAAGACCAGGCCAAAGACGTACAAAAGAAGCACATCGTCAATATCGCCAGTGAATTTCTGGGGATCTCCTCGAGGTTCGACCAGCTGGGCTTCTATGAGCCATATAACGTCGAAGAAATCCGAAATCTTGTACCGGCGAAAGTGAATGAAGTCGAAGTACGCCGGTTTGAAATGGTCGTTCACAATTTGCAGTCCTCTTTCGACACCTATGTTATTCACGGTGGTTTTCGTTTTGGAGACCGGAAGCTGAAACAGCTGCGGAGCTATTTTTCGGTCGTCTTCCATCTGCTTCAGATGATGGGGCGCCTGCTGCATTTCTATGAACGCCATTTGCATCATGCCGGATATAAGAACATTTACAAACAGGTACAGGATCGGCTCTCCTCGTTGGTCGACCCGGATGACTTGCTCAAGGTCACGGTGAACTACGGTCTTTACTATGCCTGCCACTATCTGGGCACCGGCAAGGAAGTGGCCCACCAAATCTTGAATGAAAACATCGAGCGCGGTCGGATTGAAGTGAGTATTCCCATGCAGCTCGGGTTTCACAGCCGCCCGAGCCTGTTGGTGGCCAAGATCGTCCAATACTACGGCGGCCAGGTCGAACTGGTCATCGGCGATGATCGCTTCGATGCCAGCAGTGTACTGGACATCCAATGGGCCGGCGGAAAGATACAAAAGGAAAACATCACCCGGGTCGCCTTCGAAGGCGATGTCAGGGCGCTGAAAGACATCGAGGTGCTGGCCGCCGCCAATTACGGAGAGGATACCATGGGAAAGGGCGTCCCGCTGCCCAAAGAGTTGAAATACCTGCGATGA
- a CDS encoding TIGR00725 family protein gives MPAIRSVATGTSKRPFIVGVMGGAQADEAAMRTAYRLGELIAGRGWVLLNGGRNAGVMDASARGAAEHGGLTIGILPDATPDQASAYVRVPICTGMGSARNSINVLSSDVVVACPGGAGTLSEIALALKHGKSVITIGYDARPCFGNDDYAHRLFEAASAEEAVAIIEKRFSLTEEESIRLG, from the coding sequence ATGCCCGCCATCCGATCAGTAGCAACGGGCACATCCAAGCGGCCGTTCATCGTCGGGGTGATGGGCGGCGCCCAGGCGGATGAAGCCGCGATGCGCACGGCCTATCGTCTGGGCGAATTGATTGCCGGACGCGGCTGGGTATTGCTCAACGGCGGTCGCAATGCAGGGGTCATGGACGCCTCTGCAAGAGGAGCGGCCGAGCATGGCGGGTTGACCATCGGTATTCTACCGGATGCCACCCCCGACCAGGCGAGCGCCTATGTCCGGGTGCCGATCTGCACCGGCATGGGCAGCGCGCGCAATTCGATCAACGTGTTGAGCAGCGATGTCGTCGTAGCCTGCCCGGGCGGCGCAGGCACGCTCTCGGAAATTGCGCTGGCCCTCAAGCACGGCAAATCGGTCATCACCATTGGCTATGACGCAAGGCCCTGCTTCGGCAACGACGATTACGCGCATCGGTTGTTCGAAGCTGCCAGTGCAGAAGAGGCCGTCGCAATTATTGAAAAGCGTTTTTCCCTGACTGAAGAAGAATCCATTCGGCTCGGTTGA
- a CDS encoding Nif3-like dinuclear metal center hexameric protein: MSTDSAIQPVAGDIVSVIEDLAPPVLAEQWDNCGLQVGSLQWPVKKVWIALDPLLEVVREAADQKVDLLVTHHPLLFKPLRSIDVETPVGKIVETALTGRMAIYSAHTNLDSASEGLNHILAGLIGLHDLVPMVPLDASEAGGQGGATAGMGRLGRLAQPLTLAELAHRIRIRFKLRAVKIVGEPESMVDRIAVCSGSGSSLLDAFLDSDAQVYLTGDLRYHDARRVEDDGRAMIDVGHFASEHIFIDPLVAHLRQAARHAGWSVDIEPCRIERDPFKWIE; this comes from the coding sequence ATGAGCACAGATTCCGCCATTCAGCCCGTGGCCGGCGATATCGTCAGTGTGATCGAAGACCTTGCGCCGCCTGTATTGGCTGAGCAATGGGACAACTGCGGCCTGCAGGTGGGTTCCTTGCAATGGCCGGTCAAAAAGGTCTGGATCGCCTTGGATCCGCTTCTGGAGGTGGTACGGGAGGCGGCCGACCAAAAAGTCGATCTACTTGTTACTCACCACCCCTTGCTTTTCAAACCGTTGCGGTCCATAGATGTGGAAACGCCCGTCGGTAAAATCGTCGAGACTGCCCTGACCGGCCGTATGGCTATCTATTCGGCCCATACCAACCTGGACAGTGCATCAGAAGGGCTGAATCATATTTTGGCCGGCCTCATCGGACTTCACGATCTCGTGCCGATGGTGCCTTTGGATGCCAGCGAAGCCGGCGGGCAGGGCGGGGCGACGGCTGGAATGGGACGCCTCGGGCGATTGGCGCAGCCGCTGACCCTGGCTGAGTTGGCCCATAGGATCAGGATCCGGTTCAAGCTTCGGGCCGTGAAAATCGTCGGGGAGCCCGAATCGATGGTCGATCGCATCGCGGTCTGTTCCGGTTCGGGATCGAGTTTACTCGATGCGTTTCTCGACAGCGACGCCCAGGTCTACCTGACCGGCGATCTGCGATATCATGACGCCAGAAGGGTCGAAGATGATGGCCGGGCGATGATCGATGTGGGCCATTTTGCATCGGAGCACATTTTCATCGATCCGTTGGTCGCCCATTTGAGGCAGGCGGCCCGCCATGCAGGCTGGTCGGTTGACATCGAACCCTGTCGCATCGAACGTGATCCTTTCAAGTGGATTGAATAG